Proteins encoded together in one Hevea brasiliensis isolate MT/VB/25A 57/8 chromosome 16, ASM3005281v1, whole genome shotgun sequence window:
- the LOC110661413 gene encoding mitogen-activated protein kinase kinase kinase 3: protein MPAWWTRTKNSQRVQRDHKQHNHGKKKEQEDKYRKKPKSFDESILFAHNYSRNSLDLKASSLSISGSSVFAGFDSDIGIEVAEKKAYPLPKPACSPEPSINFDKKLDSEVALHSSSSSSLSLSSSISSNDEGVDATVNDHGDFGSFRAVEETNYNSWLRTSCPGSKASTTQASPLPPVLLESPSEKQESRRHPCHPLPLPPGYPNKSSQNMQSNWKKGKLIGRGTFGLVYAGFNSENGQMCAIKEVRIISDDQNSTECLKQLNQEIALLSELSHPNIVRYYGSKMVEDKLSVYLQYVSGGSIQKLLNEYGPFAEPVIRSYTKQILSGLAYLHKRNTVHRDIKGANILVDPNGEIKLVDFGMAKHTKSGSSMLSFKGSPYWMAPEVIMNTSSYNLAVDIWSLGCTILEMATSKPPWSQYEGVAAIFKIANSSENPELPNYLSEDAQNFVKLCLQRDPSARPTAVQLLNHPFIQNQDIGEVAIANSNGEAFSAYGRHPTG, encoded by the exons AGCACAACCATGGCAAGAAGAAAGAACAAGAAGATAAATATAGAAAAAAGCCAAAGAGTTTTGACGAATCCATACTTTTCGCTCACAACTATTCAAGGAACAGTCTTGATTTGAAAGCGTCTTCCCTTTCCATCAGTGGGTCTTCCGTGTTTGCAGGTTTTGATTCAGATATTGGAATTGAGGTTGCAGAAAAGAAAGCTTACCCTTTGCCAAAACCTGCATGTTCTCCTGAGCCATCGATAAATTTCGATAAAAAACTAGACTCTGAAGTGGCTTTGCATTCAAGCAGCAGTTCGTCTTTATCTTTATCTTCTTCTATTTCTTCCAATGACGAAGGGGTTGATGCTACTGTTAATGATCATGGAGATTTTGGTTCTTTCAG GGCAGTTGAAGAAACCAATTACAACTCATGGTTAAGAACTTCATGTCCTGGATCAAAGGCTTCCACTACACAGGCATCACCTCTACCTCCAGTACTGTTGGAATCCCCATCTGAAAAGCAAGAAAGTCGGAGGCATCCTTGTCATCCATTGCCCCTTCCTCCTGGTTATCCTAATAAATCTTCCCAGAATATGCAGTCAAATTGGAAGAAGGGAAAGCTTATTGGCAGAGGGACATTTGGCCTTGTTTATGCTGGATTTAACAG TGAAAATGGACAAATGTGTGCAATAAAGGAAGTGAGGATTATTTCTGATGATCAGAATTCAACTGAATGTCTCAAGCAACTGAACCAG GAAATTGCATTGCTTAGTGAACTGTCTCATCCAAATATTGTTCGATATTATGGAAGCAAAATG GTAGAAGATAAACTGTCAGTCTACTTGCAGTATGTTTCTGGGGGTTCAATCCAAAAATTGCTTAATGAATATGGTCCATTTGCGGAACCTGTTATTCGAAGTTACACAAAGCAGATTCTTTCTGGTTTAGCATATTTACACAAAAGGAATACAGTGCACAG GGACATTAAAGGCGCAAACATACTAGTAGATCCTAATGGTGAAATTAAGCTTGTTGACTTTGGCATGGCCAAACAT ACGAAATCGGGTTCTTCAATGCTTTCTTTTAAAGGAAGTCCTTACTGGATGGCACCGGAG GTTATAATGAACACTAGTAGCTATAATCTTGCTGTTGATATATGGAGCCTAGGATGCACCATTCTTGAGATGGCAACATCAAAACCTCCATGGAGCCAGTATGAGGGG GTGGCCGCAATATTTAAAATTGCAAATAGCAGTGAGAATCCTGAACTTCCCAATTACTTGTCAGAAGATGCCCAGAATTTTGTAAAACTTTGCTTGCAGAGGGATCCATCTGCACGTCCCACTGCTGTGCAACTGCTAAATCATCCCTTCATCCAAAATCAAGATATAGGAGAGGTTGCAATTGCCAACTCTAATGGTGAAGCCTTCTCTGCATATGGAAGACATCCTACG GGATGA
- the LOC110661414 gene encoding uncharacterized protein LOC110661414 isoform X2 has translation MSKVLQQPIGQKRLTNVAVVRLKKHGIRFEIACYKNKVLSWRSGVEKDLDEVLQSHTVYSNVSKGILAKSKDLMLAFKTDDQTKICLEALEVIRELQKHFPIKRSPMRLRLIIAKPNLSTLLEKLNAWNATIVSKDESGSQLSVICELDPGFFRECDVMVRNLQGRLEILAMSVHFEGDTSVDDYDDHEDVPSSLPKESSDSVVQLGEKLQKQTVSTEKNTEGEAKQHKCNTCNAFVGDAKQYRDHFKSEWHKHNLKRKTKQLPPLTAEECLADVDLDDSKADLKEYSF, from the exons ATGTCGAAAGTGCTGCAGCAGCCGATAGGGCAAAAGAGGCTAACGAACGTGGCGGTGGTTCGATTAAAGAAGCATGGTATTCGCTTCGAGATTGCTTGCTACAAGAACAAGGTCCTCTCTTGGCGCTCTGGCGT AGAGAAAGATTTGGATGAAGTGTTGCAGTCACATACCGTTTATTCAAATGTTTCCAAAGGAATTCTTGCAAAGTCCAAGGATTTAATGTTAGCCTTTAAAACTGATGATCAGACCAAAATATGTCTTGAG GCACTAGAAGTTATTCGTGAGCTTCAAAAGCACTTCCCAATAAAGCGTTCTCCAATGAGATTGCGACTTATTATTGCCAAACCAAATCTTTCTACTCTTCTAGAAAAGTTAAATGCTTGGAATGCCACCATTGTTTCAAAGGATGAATCTGGAAGTCAGCTCTCTGTT ATTTGTGAATTAGACCCAGGTTTCTTTCGGGAGTGTGATGTCATGGTGAGGAATCTGCAGGGCAGGCTGGAAATTCTTGCAATGTCTGTGCATTTTGAAGGGGACACCAGTGTAGATGATTATGATGATCATGAAGATGTGCCATCAAGCCTACCTAAGGAGTCTTCTGATTCTGTGGTCCAACTGGGTGAGAAATTGCAAAAGCAGACAGTCTCTACGGAAAAGAATACTGAGGGGGAGGCAAAGCAACACAAGTGCAACACATGCAATGCATTTGTTGGGGATGCCAAACAGTACAGGGATCACTTTAAGAGTGAGTGgcacaaacataatttgaagCGCAAGACCAAGCAACTCCCACCTCTCACAGCGGAAGAGTGCTTAGCAGATGTGGACCTGGATGACTCAAAAGCAGATTTAAAAGAGTACTCATTTTGA
- the LOC110661414 gene encoding uncharacterized protein LOC110661414 isoform X1 translates to MSKVLQQPIGQKRLTNVAVVRLKKHGIRFEIACYKNKVLSWRSGVEKDLDEVLQSHTVYSNVSKGILAKSKDLMLAFKTDDQTKICLEILEKGELQVAGKERESQLSSQFRDIATIVMQKTINAETQRPYTISMIERLMHEIHFAVDPHSSSKKQALEVIRELQKHFPIKRSPMRLRLIIAKPNLSTLLEKLNAWNATIVSKDESGSQLSVICELDPGFFRECDVMVRNLQGRLEILAMSVHFEGDTSVDDYDDHEDVPSSLPKESSDSVVQLGEKLQKQTVSTEKNTEGEAKQHKCNTCNAFVGDAKQYRDHFKSEWHKHNLKRKTKQLPPLTAEECLADVDLDDSKADLKEYSF, encoded by the exons ATGTCGAAAGTGCTGCAGCAGCCGATAGGGCAAAAGAGGCTAACGAACGTGGCGGTGGTTCGATTAAAGAAGCATGGTATTCGCTTCGAGATTGCTTGCTACAAGAACAAGGTCCTCTCTTGGCGCTCTGGCGT AGAGAAAGATTTGGATGAAGTGTTGCAGTCACATACCGTTTATTCAAATGTTTCCAAAGGAATTCTTGCAAAGTCCAAGGATTTAATGTTAGCCTTTAAAACTGATGATCAGACCAAAATATGTCTTGAG ATATTGGAGAAAGGTGAGCTCCAAGTTGCTGGGAAAGAGAGGGAATCTCAGTTATCCAGTCAGTTTCGGGATATAGCAACCATTGTTATGCAGAAAACAATTAATGCTGAAACTCAACGCCCTTACACTATTAGCATGATTGAGCGACTCATGCATGAAATTCACTTTGCTGTTGATCCACATAGCAGCTCCAAGAAGCAG GCACTAGAAGTTATTCGTGAGCTTCAAAAGCACTTCCCAATAAAGCGTTCTCCAATGAGATTGCGACTTATTATTGCCAAACCAAATCTTTCTACTCTTCTAGAAAAGTTAAATGCTTGGAATGCCACCATTGTTTCAAAGGATGAATCTGGAAGTCAGCTCTCTGTT ATTTGTGAATTAGACCCAGGTTTCTTTCGGGAGTGTGATGTCATGGTGAGGAATCTGCAGGGCAGGCTGGAAATTCTTGCAATGTCTGTGCATTTTGAAGGGGACACCAGTGTAGATGATTATGATGATCATGAAGATGTGCCATCAAGCCTACCTAAGGAGTCTTCTGATTCTGTGGTCCAACTGGGTGAGAAATTGCAAAAGCAGACAGTCTCTACGGAAAAGAATACTGAGGGGGAGGCAAAGCAACACAAGTGCAACACATGCAATGCATTTGTTGGGGATGCCAAACAGTACAGGGATCACTTTAAGAGTGAGTGgcacaaacataatttgaagCGCAAGACCAAGCAACTCCCACCTCTCACAGCGGAAGAGTGCTTAGCAGATGTGGACCTGGATGACTCAAAAGCAGATTTAAAAGAGTACTCATTTTGA
- the LOC110661412 gene encoding scarecrow-like protein 1 translates to MSLVRPAELSATPYQNHKLYSLNGNNENSGFSNQIFCSDRRKTMYMTDSYSSESYEKYFIDSPVEELIQPSSSSIYGNSFHLQDASSYQPRTGTGSFMTTQGPYNTFAPVRHCGTYQFNSEADYLEIQSPYPVDYEADEMRLKLQELERALLDDNGDDDEDDMFGNSQSMEIDGEWSEPIQNVMLHDSPKESSSSDSNISSISSNKEVSQLSPQAPKRLLLHCAGAIAEGNFEVADALINELRQMVSIQGDPPQRIAAYMVEGLAARMASSGKYLYKALKCKEAPSSDRLAAMQILFEVCPCFKFGFVAANGAIIEVFKGEKRVHIIDFDVNQGSQYVTLIQTIANQPGRPPYLRLTGVDDPESVHRPVGGLKIVGQRLEKLAEAFKVPFEFHAVASKTSLVSPSMLDCKPGEALVVNFSFQLHHMPDESVSTVNERDQLLRMVKSLNPKLVTVVEQDMNTNTAPFFQRFVEAYNYYSAVFDSLDATLPRESQDRMNVERQCLARDIVNIVACEGDERIERCEVARKWRARMMMAGFTSCSMGPHVVETIRKLIKQYCDRYTLKEEMGALLFGWEDKSLIVSSAWR, encoded by the coding sequence atgtcATTAGTTAGACCTGCAGAGCTTTCTGCCACACCCTACCAAAATCATAAGCTTTACTCATTGAATGGGAACAACGAGAATTCTGGGTTCTCCAACCAAATATTTTGCTCTGATCGGCGTAAGACCATGTATATGACCGATTCTTACTCTAGTGAGAGTTATGAGAAATACTTCATTGACTCCCCAGTAGAAGAATTAATACAGCCATCTAGTTCTAGCATTTATGGGAATTCATTTCACCTACAAGATGCATCTTCTTACCAGCCAAGAACTGGCACAGGATCCTTCATGACCACTCAAGGTCCCTACAACACTTTTGCACCAGTGAGACACTGTGGTACCTATCAGTTCAATTCTGAAGCAGATTACTTGGAAATTCAAAGCCCATATCCAGTGGACTATGAAGCAGATGAGATGAGGTTAAAGCTTCAGGAACTTGAGAGAGCGCTACTAGATGATAATGGAGATGATGATGAGGATGATATGTTTGGAAATAgtcaaagcatggaaattgatggTGAATGGTCTGAACCAATCCAGAATGTGATGCTCCATGACTCACCGAAGGAGTCTTCATCTTCAGATTCTAACATAAGTAGCATTAGCAGTAACAAAGAAGTGTCACAATTATCTCCCCAGGCTCCCAAGAGATTGCTTTTGCATTGTGCTGGTGCAATTGCAGAAGGAAATTTTGAGGTAGCTGATGCTCTAATAAATGAGCTCCGGCAGATGGTTTCAATTCAAGGAGATCCTCCTCAGAGGATTGCAGCCTACATGGTGGAAGGTCTTGCAGCTCGTATGGCTTCCTCTGGCAAATATCTCTATAAAGCTCTGAAATGCAAGGAGGCCCCATCTTCTGATAGGCTTGCAGCTATGCAAATCCTATTTGAGGTTTGCCCTTGTTTTAAATTTGGATTTGTGGCAGCAAACGGGGCCATAATTGAGGTCTTTAAAGGTGAAAAGCGAGTTCATATAATAGATTTTGACGTAAACCAAGGGAGTCAATACGTAACATTAATACAAACAATTGCCAATCAGCCAGGTAGGCCACCATACTTGAGGTTAACAGGGGTTGATGATCCAGAGTCAGTACATCGTCCTGTGGGTGGCCTgaaaatagttgggcaaaggcttgagaagctagcaGAAGCATTTAAGGTGCCATTTGAATTTCATGCAGTAGCATCTAAGACTTCACTTGTTAGTCCATCAATGCTGGACTGCAAGCCTGGAGAAGCACTTGTAGTTAATTTTTCTTTCCAACTCCACCACATGCCTGATGAGAGTGTATCAACAGTAAATGAGAGAGACCAGCTACTTCGAATGGTTAAGAGCCTAAATCCAAAACTTGTAACTGTAGTTGAACAAGATATGAACACTAATACCGCCCCCTTTTTCCAAAGATTTGTCGAAGCGTACAATTATTACTCTGCAGTGTTTGACTCCCTTGATGCAACTCTCCCAAGGGAAAGTCAGGACAGGATGAATGTTGAAAGGCAGTGTCTAGCACGGGACATAGTAAACATAGTAGCATGTGAGGGAGATGAAAGGATTGAACGGTGCGAAGTTGCACGCAAATGGAGAGCAAGGATGATGATGGCTGGCTTCACTTCATGTTCAATGGGTCCTCATGTGGTGGAAACGATTCGGAAGCTCATAAAACAGTACTGTGATAGATATACATTGAAGGAAGAAATGGGTGCACTGCTTTTTGGGTGGGAAGACAAAAGCTTGATTGTTTCTTCAGCATGGAGGTAA